One window of Atribacter laminatus genomic DNA carries:
- a CDS encoding FAD-dependent oxidoreductase: MEKFHCLFEPILIGEILVPNRICHVPTITSSSHIDGSVSEKNINHYSTIAKGGTGFIVVGGTSVDEKSCRSTGSNMVVDEDHYIPGLAWLAESMHRYGAKCAVQLQHPGRQVSLSKQDNIVSNDCEGLIPWSQNQTIFNADAIAINKTVQALSADEVIGLVGLFSEAAWRVMQAGFDAVELHAAHGYLLSQFLSPYFNKRNDRFGGSFENRLRLPLAIVDSIQKKCGKGFPVLIRYSVDEWVPEGRDLTESVKIAKEFENAGVAALDLSQSVQEKPGAGFDPMYYPEGWTIYASEEIKKQVKIPVINSHSLRNPEYCEQILAEGKTDLIGLSRQLLADPYWPLKTKYGKTRAIRRCISCLTGCWSDSILAKKEVTCAINPSCNNLHLEIKKKTTAPVHIAVVGGGPAGLEAARVAHERGHFVTLFEKSGELGGAILGCCLVNGKEKMKWYADWIRYQIAVLGIEVQLRTSPSIEELSSFDLVINATGAQSYVPEVHGLKEVVIPFEKVMTCPKVACEFHPQDRKSLPLKGTKIIIWGDHYAAADTAAYLASIGKEVTIITDQKEFGSKIEVIHKYVLFKRFQQTDAEALSSKPFKYPVKIYTNSKINEIKENELFLVDKSFNQVNIPYDHVVTCWTKPNIDLYQQIKAAGIDVVNIGDSVKPRNLHAAVKDGTTIGLTIEEHNLFNPNGNPINDLPIDVVGQILKP, translated from the coding sequence ATGGAAAAGTTCCATTGCCTTTTTGAACCCATCTTGATCGGCGAAATTTTGGTTCCCAACCGGATTTGTCACGTTCCCACCATAACCAGTTCATCCCATATCGACGGTTCGGTGAGTGAAAAAAATATTAATCATTATTCGACAATAGCAAAAGGCGGTACCGGTTTTATCGTGGTAGGAGGAACTTCTGTTGATGAAAAAAGCTGTCGTTCAACGGGATCCAATATGGTTGTAGACGAGGACCATTATATACCTGGGTTGGCATGGTTGGCGGAATCAATGCACCGTTACGGGGCAAAATGTGCTGTTCAGCTTCAGCACCCGGGGAGACAGGTTTCACTGTCAAAACAAGATAATATTGTTTCCAATGATTGTGAAGGTCTGATTCCTTGGTCACAAAATCAAACAATTTTTAATGCAGATGCCATTGCGATTAACAAAACAGTTCAGGCATTATCAGCCGACGAAGTGATAGGCTTGGTAGGTCTTTTTTCCGAAGCAGCCTGGAGAGTAATGCAAGCCGGCTTTGACGCGGTAGAGCTCCATGCCGCGCATGGCTACCTTTTATCACAATTTTTAAGCCCTTATTTCAATAAACGAAATGACCGTTTTGGAGGAAGTTTTGAAAATCGTCTCCGCTTGCCATTAGCTATTGTGGATTCAATTCAAAAGAAATGCGGAAAAGGCTTCCCAGTTCTTATTCGTTACTCGGTTGACGAATGGGTTCCAGAAGGTCGAGACCTCACTGAATCGGTTAAAATTGCGAAGGAATTTGAAAACGCGGGAGTAGCTGCACTCGATTTGAGCCAAAGTGTCCAGGAAAAGCCAGGAGCTGGTTTTGATCCGATGTATTATCCAGAAGGTTGGACAATATATGCTTCAGAAGAGATAAAAAAGCAGGTCAAAATTCCGGTTATTAACAGTCATTCTCTTCGGAATCCGGAATACTGCGAGCAAATATTAGCTGAAGGAAAAACTGACCTAATCGGCCTTTCTCGTCAGTTATTAGCCGATCCCTATTGGCCGCTCAAAACGAAATATGGGAAAACCCGAGCCATTCGTCGGTGCATATCCTGTTTGACTGGCTGTTGGTCGGATTCAATCTTAGCCAAAAAAGAAGTGACTTGTGCCATCAATCCTTCCTGTAATAATCTACATCTTGAAATAAAGAAAAAAACCACTGCTCCTGTCCATATTGCCGTTGTTGGCGGAGGACCAGCTGGTTTAGAAGCCGCCCGAGTTGCGCACGAACGAGGTCATTTCGTGACTCTCTTTGAAAAAAGCGGAGAACTTGGTGGAGCGATTCTTGGCTGTTGTCTGGTCAATGGAAAAGAAAAGATGAAATGGTATGCCGATTGGATCAGGTACCAGATTGCTGTTTTGGGCATTGAAGTTCAGCTCAGAACATCGCCTAGCATTGAAGAGCTCAGTTCCTTTGATCTGGTCATTAATGCCACTGGAGCACAATCATATGTACCAGAAGTTCATGGTTTAAAAGAGGTTGTCATCCCTTTTGAGAAAGTGATGACCTGTCCGAAAGTAGCTTGTGAATTTCATCCTCAAGATCGCAAATCCCTACCATTGAAGGGCACCAAGATTATCATATGGGGTGACCATTATGCTGCAGCCGATACCGCTGCTTATTTAGCTTCCATTGGGAAAGAAGTGACTATCATAACCGATCAAAAAGAATTCGGCTCAAAAATTGAAGTTATTCATAAATATGTTCTTTTCAAGAGATTTCAACAAACCGATGCTGAAGCACTCAGTTCGAAACCTTTCAAATATCCCGTGAAAATCTATACCAACAGCAAAATCAATGAAATAAAGGAAAACGAACTTTTTTTAGTCGATAAAAGCTTTAACCAGGTAAATATACCTTATGATCATGTGGTTACTTGCTGGACCAAGCCTAATATCGATTTATATCAACAAATTAAAGCAGCCGGGATTGATGTAGTGAATATAGGGGACTCGGTGAAACCACGAAATCTGCATGCGGCAGTTAAAGACGGTACTACTATTGGTTTAACTATCGAGGAACATAACCTCTTTAATCCCAATGGCAATCCAATTAATGACCTCCCAATTGATGTAGTTGGTCAAATTTTAAAGCCTTGA
- a CDS encoding type II toxin-antitoxin system PemK/MazF family toxin, whose translation MERLVRGDVVVLPFPFSDLSQSKKRPAFVVAPLQGDDVILCQITTVAHSDLYSVLLEEKDFVTGSLKQPSYIRPNRLFTSDIRIIIKRVGSVHQNKIEEVIKKIIMIITGPSAG comes from the coding sequence ATGGAAAGACTTGTAAGAGGAGATGTGGTTGTTCTCCCCTTTCCCTTTTCTGATCTGAGCCAAAGCAAAAAGCGACCGGCTTTTGTTGTTGCTCCATTGCAGGGTGATGATGTGATTCTTTGCCAGATTACCACGGTTGCTCATTCCGATCTCTATTCAGTTCTCCTGGAAGAAAAAGATTTTGTTACCGGTAGCTTGAAACAACCGAGTTATATCCGCCCTAACCGTTTGTTTACCAGTGATATCCGCATTATTATCAAAAGGGTTGGGTCAGTTCATCAGAATAAAATTGAAGAAGTCATCAAGAAAATCATTATGATTATCACTGGACCATCGGCGGGGTAA
- a CDS encoding AbrB/MazE/SpoVT family DNA-binding domain-containing protein, whose protein sequence is MNQKVSVVDRRGRLTIPGSIRKKMGVKEGDVFLIREEEARLVCEKIAISSSFQMMQASEKILSRDWDTPEEDEAWKDL, encoded by the coding sequence ATGAATCAGAAGGTATCAGTTGTAGACCGTCGGGGCCGTCTGACTATTCCAGGATCAATTCGAAAGAAAATGGGCGTGAAGGAGGGAGATGTCTTTCTTATTAGGGAAGAAGAAGCAAGGTTAGTTTGCGAGAAAATTGCAATTTCCTCTTCATTCCAAATGATGCAAGCTTCAGAAAAAATATTGAGCCGAGATTGGGACACTCCCGAAGAGGATGAAGCATGGAAAGACTTGTAA
- a CDS encoding type II toxin-antitoxin system HicB family antitoxin has product MKLHITIEVWKKGHWYLARTPELDFISQGRTKQEAKDNLLEVLRIQFAEMKDMNTLEDYLMECGIHMKDDDLISPLEVVECEKSIVSI; this is encoded by the coding sequence GTGAAATTGCATATTACAATAGAAGTGTGGAAAAAAGGTCATTGGTATCTCGCAAGAACGCCCGAATTAGATTTTATTTCACAAGGGAGAACAAAACAAGAAGCAAAGGATAATCTTTTAGAAGTGTTACGGATACAGTTTGCAGAAATGAAAGATATGAACACCTTGGAAGATTATCTTATGGAATGTGGAATTCACATGAAAGACGATGATCTCATTTCTCCGCTGGAAGTAGTGGAGTGTGAAAAGTCAATAGTATCAATATAG
- a CDS encoding type II toxin-antitoxin system HicA family toxin, with protein sequence MPRITPVDYKTLLKVFQLYGCQYKRKEGSHHVLIYPGAKRAIVIPEYDEIDVEIIKNNMRTVGMSRDQYFELLKKV encoded by the coding sequence ATGCCGCGCATTACTCCAGTTGACTACAAAACCCTCTTAAAAGTGTTCCAATTATATGGGTGTCAATATAAACGAAAAGAAGGATCCCATCATGTCCTCATTTATCCAGGTGCCAAAAGAGCAATTGTTATTCCAGAATATGATGAAATTGATGTTGAAATTATTAAAAACAATATGCGTACTGTGGGTATGAGCAGAGATCAATATTTTGAATTGCTTAAAAAAGTATAG
- a CDS encoding NYN domain-containing protein — protein MKNCKQYFWRIGMDTERIICYIGGFNLYFGLREKGWKKYYWLNLKCLTEKLLKPRQSLEMVKYFTSNISAGNESSPPWLQKKMKEKRKRQLTYLEALNTLDGMKIFFGHYLFKTITCNNCGHIWITYEEKMTDVCIATELLIDAYKNKFDTALIISGDSDLAPPIQAIREIYPNKKNIIAFPPSRISARLKHIAHASFIIGEANLRKSLFPNEIIKNDGYILKRPDKWR, from the coding sequence TTGAAAAATTGTAAACAATATTTTTGGAGAATTGGAATGGACACTGAAAGGATTATTTGCTATATAGGCGGATTTAATCTCTACTTTGGGTTAAGAGAAAAAGGTTGGAAAAAATACTACTGGCTTAATCTGAAATGTTTAACTGAGAAACTTTTAAAACCTCGTCAATCCCTTGAAATGGTAAAGTATTTTACCTCTAATATTTCCGCTGGTAATGAATCTTCTCCACCATGGTTGCAGAAAAAAATGAAGGAAAAAAGAAAAAGGCAATTAACCTACCTTGAGGCACTTAATACCCTCGATGGAATGAAAATCTTTTTTGGACACTACCTTTTTAAAACTATTACATGTAATAATTGTGGCCATATCTGGATTACTTATGAAGAGAAAATGACAGATGTATGCATAGCTACTGAACTCCTTATTGATGCATATAAAAATAAATTTGATACAGCTCTCATTATTTCTGGCGATAGTGATCTTGCCCCTCCAATTCAGGCAATCCGAGAAATCTATCCAAATAAAAAAAATATAATCGCTTTCCCTCCATCAAGAATATCTGCTCGCCTTAAACATATTGCACACGCCTCTTTCATAATAGGCGAAGCAAACCTTAGAAAAAGTTTGTTCCCTAATGAGATAATTAAAAATGATGGTTATATACTCAAAAGACCAGATAAATGGAGATAA
- a CDS encoding DUF3226 domain-containing protein, protein MTTQKEKTIEIKKNHLMIVEGQDEFRFFNAFFKYHNISDIQVIDIGGKTQFKNRIRAVVISQYFHQVKSIGIVRDADDNPQGAFQSICHSLKSAGLNAPTAPMTITDSKPRVAVYICPSQNKKGAIENIILNSVKKLPVMECVNSFIDCLLNNKTDLNPPHNIEKAKVQAFLSSKGEGGIQVGLASEKGYFPLGDPAFNDIKKFINLLL, encoded by the coding sequence ATGACAACTCAAAAAGAAAAAACTATTGAAATAAAAAAGAATCATTTAATGATTGTTGAAGGCCAGGATGAATTTCGATTTTTTAATGCCTTTTTTAAATATCATAATATATCAGATATCCAAGTTATAGATATCGGGGGTAAAACCCAATTTAAAAATAGAATTAGGGCTGTTGTAATTAGCCAATATTTTCATCAAGTTAAGTCTATAGGCATAGTTAGAGATGCTGATGATAACCCTCAGGGAGCATTTCAAAGTATTTGTCATTCTCTTAAAAGTGCAGGGCTAAATGCACCCACTGCTCCTATGACAATCACCGACTCTAAACCACGTGTTGCAGTTTACATATGCCCTTCTCAAAATAAGAAGGGGGCAATTGAAAATATAATTTTAAATTCCGTTAAAAAGCTGCCAGTAATGGAATGTGTTAACTCTTTCATTGACTGCCTTTTAAATAATAAAACTGACTTAAATCCACCTCATAATATTGAAAAAGCTAAAGTCCAAGCTTTCCTTTCCAGTAAAGGTGAAGGGGGGATACAAGTTGGTTTAGCTTCTGAAAAAGGATACTTTCCCTTAGGCGATCCAGCTTTCAATGATATTAAGAAGTTTATTAATTTGCTTTTATAG
- a CDS encoding AAA family ATPase, whose translation MYYKFTIDNFRGFKNLTLNSLKRVNLISGKNNVGKTSLLEAFFIHCGAFNPDLILRVNAFRGIQPKLIDANKWADVLCSSDFYNFELNKEIKLEGAFDIGESRTVFIRLVKKPRDISKISNTPPGVMSQTLDSNSKKISSSTQSITILEMETHHGNNIDISYIQPEPDGLRIIPPPPLPPFPAIFLASRVLIPLEEEEERFSNLKIVGKDVLLINALKIIEPKLVSLSLIKSGGISVIHADTGEKRLFPLPLMGEGMTRIASLILAIGNAENGVILIDEVENGLHHTILRDFWKVIYKASCEFNTQIIATTHSRECINAAHEAFKEIAKNEFQYYRLDKVDGIIQPFIYDSETLEAALDINIEMR comes from the coding sequence ATGTATTATAAATTTACAATTGATAATTTTAGAGGTTTTAAGAATCTAACCTTAAATTCTCTTAAACGGGTTAATCTTATTTCTGGGAAAAATAACGTTGGGAAGACTTCATTATTAGAAGCTTTTTTTATTCATTGTGGTGCTTTTAATCCCGATTTAATTTTGAGAGTTAACGCATTTCGAGGGATTCAACCAAAATTAATTGATGCAAATAAATGGGCAGATGTTTTATGTAGTTCCGATTTCTATAATTTTGAACTCAACAAAGAGATTAAGCTCGAAGGAGCGTTCGATATTGGAGAATCTCGTACTGTTTTTATTCGTCTTGTAAAAAAACCAAGAGATATATCGAAAATAAGTAATACACCCCCTGGGGTTATGTCCCAAACATTAGATAGCAATTCAAAAAAGATATCTTCTTCCACCCAATCTATTACTATTCTTGAAATGGAAACTCATCATGGAAATAATATCGATATTTCTTATATTCAACCAGAACCAGATGGACTACGAATCATACCACCTCCTCCCCTGCCTCCTTTTCCAGCAATATTTTTAGCTTCAAGAGTTCTTATTCCGTTAGAGGAAGAAGAAGAACGTTTCTCAAATTTAAAAATTGTTGGGAAGGATGTACTTTTAATTAATGCTTTAAAAATTATAGAACCAAAATTAGTTAGTCTTTCTCTCATTAAGTCAGGAGGCATATCAGTTATTCATGCTGATACAGGGGAAAAAAGGCTTTTCCCTTTACCTCTTATGGGAGAAGGTATGACTCGAATAGCGAGTTTAATTTTAGCTATTGGAAACGCAGAAAATGGCGTTATTTTAATTGATGAGGTAGAAAATGGTTTACATCACACAATATTAAGGGATTTCTGGAAAGTGATTTATAAAGCCTCCTGTGAATTTAATACCCAGATCATTGCTACAACCCACAGCAGAGAATGTATAAACGCCGCACATGAAGCTTTTAAAGAAATCGCCAAAAATGAGTTTCAATACTATCGTTTGGATAAAGTTGATGGTATTATTCAACCGTTTATTTATGATTCAGAAACGCTTGAAGCAGCTTTAGATATTAACATAGAAATGAGATGA
- a CDS encoding type II toxin-antitoxin system RelE family toxin: protein MFKVYLTKKANNTYQRLTPKLKKGVDRCISYISENPNFGANIKRLKGEPGCYRYQVGGWRICYEILEEKKEVRIYLIRPRGDAY from the coding sequence ATGTTTAAGGTATACCTCACTAAGAAAGCCAATAATACCTATCAACGACTCACTCCGAAGCTTAAAAAAGGGGTTGATCGTTGTATTTCGTATATTTCTGAAAATCCAAACTTTGGAGCAAATATAAAAAGACTCAAGGGAGAACCAGGATGTTATCGATACCAAGTTGGAGGCTGGCGGATTTGTTATGAAATCTTAGAGGAGAAAAAAGAAGTAAGGATCTACCTTATTCGACCTCGCGGAGATGCCTATTAA
- a CDS encoding type II toxin-antitoxin system HicB family antitoxin, which translates to MRTFTAYIEWDPETNMYVGIIPGIPGAHTQGITLDELQKNLKEVLELCLEEFKDKIEDFPHFVGLQQIEVAV; encoded by the coding sequence ATGAGAACTTTTACTGCTTACATTGAATGGGATCCGGAAACCAATATGTATGTAGGAATCATCCCTGGAATACCCGGTGCCCATACTCAGGGAATCACATTAGATGAATTACAAAAGAACCTTAAGGAAGTCCTGGAATTATGTCTTGAGGAGTTTAAAGATAAAATTGAAGATTTTCCCCATTTTGTAGGGCTTCAACAAATTGAGGTTGCAGTGTGA
- a CDS encoding HEPN domain-containing protein, producing MNKASNRWFIFAQQDLQMAELAYQEGIYNQVCFHSQQCIEKCLKGILANQGKTPPRTHSIVDLFSLIPQDFLFELRGRLSQMDIFYIPTRYPDALPGILDESLPGKEEAEEAIALARLCWQAIKSGF from the coding sequence ATGAACAAAGCAAGTAACCGATGGTTCATTTTTGCCCAGCAAGATTTACAAATGGCGGAGCTTGCTTACCAAGAAGGAATCTATAATCAGGTTTGTTTTCATAGCCAGCAATGCATTGAAAAATGTCTTAAGGGTATTTTAGCCAATCAAGGGAAAACACCACCTCGAACCCATTCGATAGTCGACCTCTTCAGTTTAATTCCTCAAGATTTTCTTTTTGAATTGAGAGGGCGATTGAGCCAAATGGATATCTTTTATATTCCTACCCGTTATCCGGATGCCTTACCTGGGATTTTGGATGAAAGTTTACCTGGGAAAGAAGAGGCAGAGGAAGCAATTGCCTTAGCTCGTTTATGTTGGCAAGCAATAAAAAGTGGGTTTTAA
- a CDS encoding nucleotidyltransferase domain-containing protein, whose amino-acid sequence MNERRKKPLKVSIELNNRKKLLNQELKRYIRLLTKHGSPEKLILFGTLAQGELHEWSDIDLVVVEKSDLPFYQRLRKIRELIQPQVGLDIVVYTPEEFDQLQARSPFFREEIITKGKIIYEQSK is encoded by the coding sequence ATGAATGAAAGAAGAAAAAAACCATTAAAAGTCTCAATTGAGCTCAATAATCGAAAGAAGCTATTGAATCAGGAGTTAAAACGCTACATTCGCTTGTTGACCAAACACGGTTCTCCTGAGAAATTGATTCTTTTCGGAACTCTCGCTCAAGGAGAGCTCCATGAATGGTCGGATATTGATCTTGTGGTTGTCGAAAAAAGCGATTTACCTTTTTATCAGAGGCTACGTAAGATTAGAGAATTAATTCAGCCACAAGTCGGGTTAGATATTGTCGTGTATACCCCTGAAGAATTTGATCAGCTCCAAGCGAGGAGCCCTTTCTTTAGAGAAGAAATCATTACTAAAGGAAAGATTATTTATGAACAAAGCAAGTAA